The Gouania willdenowi chromosome 22, fGouWil2.1, whole genome shotgun sequence nucleotide sequence GAAGAGAACCAGGATTTGATTTCCTGTTGACAATCACAGAGGGAGGTGGGAGGAAGGGTGGAGGTGGGTTTGGTTGAGCGGTAGAGTTGGgtgtcatcagcatagcagtgaaattgaatgttgtgtttccGGAATATGGCCGAGGGTGAGAAGatagatgatgaagaggattaGACCAAGGACAGAGCCTTGGGGAACGCTGGAGGAGAGTGGAGAAGGCTGGAATGAGAATGTGTTTACCTGAATGAACTGGGTGTGGCCGGAGAGATACAAAGAAAACCAGTCCAGGGGTCTGGATGCCAGTCTATGGAGGAGGATGGAATGGGAGatggtgtcaaaagctgcactcaGGTCGATGAGGATGGATAGGAGTCCAGGGTCTGCTGACATAAGGAGGTCGTTGGTTATTTTGAGTagggcagtttcagtgctgtgatgggGGAGGAAACCGGACTGGAACTGCTTGTACAGGTTGTTATTGGAGAGGTGGGAGTGGACTTGTGATGCGACTGTTTCTCCAGGACTTTTGAAAGGAATGGTAGATTAGAAATAGGACAAAGGTTATTGAAGTTGCTGGGGTCTGAACCAGGTTTTTTGAGAACGGGAGTTATTGCTGCAGATTTGAGAGCTGAGGGGACAGAACTAGATTTAAGGGAGAAGTGGATGATAGAGGTCACCAAAGGTGTCAGGGAGGGGAGACAGGCTTTGATCAGGGGTGTTGGGAGGGTGGTCTATTGACAGGTGGATGATTTGGATTCAGATATGTCAGCAGAGGAGGGAAGGTGAAAATATGAGTGACTGACACGAGGGagctgctctctgggacctttattttggagggtcatCATGGGCTGGTTTAGACAGGGGTGTCTTTCTTCAGTGTGTATTCAGTTAATGTGTGTTAAAGATTATCACACagatgtggaactgtgcacattaaagatcatttttaaatggtGGTCTTTCATCATTTATAATAgcctgtatttttttgttttacaaatgacaaaatgtttctttgaaaatgtaaattgtTGTAAATTAGATTTTGTTAAATGAATGCACATGTGCAAATACACCCAggcttacatttttttttaaagttgcagCTACTtaaataaagtttagtgttttttaagtcattatttTACAGGTACACTGTGTGTGGCCCCTGAGGTTAAATGGCGTTGACGGTCCTGGTTTGGAGTCGTTATTTTGATCTTTGGTTAAAGTTTATTTGGCGTCTTTAGGCAACAAGTGGAACTTTAAGAAGATGGTGAGTTATCAGGAAATGCTGGATGGCATCAGGCAACGTTGGCCCAACATGGAGAAGCTTGAAGGTGCTCACATGGACACGGCTAAGGTCAGTTCATCTGTCGCTGGTTGAACGCTTTATTCTGTTCGTGGCATTCGTGTTTTGATCAATCCTAATGATCTGTCATATATTCTGTGATTAAAATGAATCTCTGTTTCTCCTCTGATGTGGAAAAGACATTTAGAATCCCAAACTTTAAAGGCCAGGTGGGATTCATCACCTCCatgtctgatcatttctgtggcTCTTGTAATCGATTACGGATCACTGCAGATGGAAACCTGAAGGTAAAAGATTTCCTAACTAGGCGTTCTATATTTTCTCCTATCATCAACTCTCTGAATCAACTCCttctctttattttttcctctcagGTGTGTTTGTTCGGTAACTCTGAGGTCTCTCTCAGAGACATTATGCGCTCAGGAGCTTCTGATGAAGAGCTGCTCCACATAATAGGAGCTGCAGTGGGCAGGAAGAAGAAACAGCACGCAGGTAGACATTAATCAGTCCTTCCAGGATTTCGCCAAACATTTCTGTGATAGTTGCTgcctaaaatgcctgattttgcggcagcttttttaaaaaacagttgCAGCGCTTTGAGGCTTTGATATTTTCTATGACTTGGCCTAAACTGGTGATTttgccccccaaaaaaatccagattgcctttgaattatttcataacaatacagaaaagaTTCACTAGAATTTAacaagactagtacagtgcccgttggaagtatgtattcataaatTCATAATcattaagtagagttgtcaattatggccaaataagtgtgtttgaaggttatatgtacatagaggtgtacatactctgtagtgttataaagggtttatttgtgggtgtaaaataaaataattgtgtgatttatctggtttaattctatgggacatgatcATGATAAATTGGTAACTAAAGTTTGCATCAATGTTTGCCGGACTTAGCAAATGGATAATGAAAGTCATCCCCTGTCCTTAGACCCTCCTTTGGcaaggaaaaactaaaaaaaacccagttggaaaatgaaatacacacaaacatgtcaagTACATTCAAGGTGTGCATTAGATtataaacacgtggtgaaaatatcagtgtTTATAATGTCATGTTCGTGtagaaatgtgcatgttttgttgtttgctttGAGCACAGCCGCTGCCATTGGCCGCCATTAACTTCCAGGAACTATTTGAGTCCTTTTCGAACTTCCGTTGTCataactctctctctaaaagGCTTTGTGTGCTTGTGGCCGcgttgatttcaaaataaaattaaaataaaggttttgaaacttaatcaccaaaaaaatccaaaataatggatCCACATTTCAGGTTGATCAGACACTGCGTCAGGAAGATATGCgctccacacacgcacacacatacgttccttgtatttatagatagactagtacagtgcccgtcagaagtatgtattcatatagtgggagctaaGTAGAGTTtgcaattatggccaaatgagaatatatttgaaggttgtatgtacatagaggtgtacattaAGAttaatcggggctttcgcctttaattggccatgtaatgttagtacattaatggaatccgtcctctgcatttaacccatccctgaggagcagtgggcagccagtGGGGAGCAGTACGgtgttaagggacttgctcaacatcccacagtgatggcctaggtgaggcttgaaccggcaaccctccgattacaagcccagcgtccttaaccaccactaggccaccactcccctattttttttttttttaaagacatacTCTACATACagagtacatactgtacatatttggGGATGTAAAATTGaagtgtgatttccctggtttaattctatgagacatgaacatgataaatgtgtttattttttactcatttttaatgttttttttttgtttggtgtatttttctgtaatgtatgttttgtggagtcattttttgtatctcttggtgtagttttgtacatttctgttgccattttgtgtattttttgtgtaaatattgcgtagttttttgttttattttactcatttagtatattttgattataaataccttatgtgttgaggacgtgtgtgtgtgttcccgtgaaatgtttgagtcgctgataaccaaactccatagacattgtagcgccaatcagaaaaacaatcaaattctgcaaaacaaaacgtaaagctccaaactgcattagtgagtaagtaaattaaagtattatctactatttggctgtttttttttaaaacataaatcatttttttacctttgaactgagtggtcagagcttagcttccatgtacggcaccacagagaatctgcagttttccagatggagaattgaacaggttgaggtcaatactgactctagtgaaacagcgtgttattgagcaacagttatatggtttaaacaatgggtgTTTGCTCCGTGTTTGAGATGCTAACGATAGCATGGTACAGAAGGAAGTGAACTCTGTGACCCACaacttaaaggaagtttgggatcaatgattttaaataaccatgaaatattaacttaaatcaCTTTTAGCAgtgcaaatgtttttaatactaaccttcttttttaaacccaaacaaactgagacacagtgacgtcatgaactcgGAACCGAAAGTAGCGCGTTCAATACCGCTAGGGCtgtaatgttaaaatgaacgttttgcaacaccaaattactccaaaataacggatgcacacacttacggtatttggaagccatttCAGGTTGAACACCTACgttgtcggggagatattcgctctacacacacacaaacacgcacgcacacacacacacacacacagaacattcTTGCTTTTAGAGGCAGATAGGTCGATGGATAGATATGGATTAtattcatcacattttaaaggtttccagtgcagagaatattacagagaatcagtttaagtttttgaaacaaaaacaaaagaataaataaaaataaatggctCTTTTCTTGTGAgaatctcatcaatgcactcGTGACTTTTGATACAAACACTTTTCCTGCAGAAGAGTCTTCATGTGTTTAGCAATTTGTACGTTTGTGTGTGGagataccaccagggggcgcaagcACCAATGATATTAGTCACTGCTACCGTTTAACCTGTAATGAAGCTCTAACAAAGATCATCTAACATAGTAGAGGTTTAAtcaggttattttctttaaaagtccttctaaAGCAGCAGGAGATTGTTCAAGTCTGTGTAAaacaaattcagccattttcttctaaacacatgaaatagatcagaaatgttttcattaaaacGTGTAAAAAGCCATTTAACCATTTAGAATGTAATTATAGAGCTAGGCtacacaaactgtgtttcaaatttctgtgttctggatttaatgggcgggtcagaaatcacaGCTGTGTTATGTAACGGAgccctcattagcataaacccaaccctgctgctgaagcacaccaaacttccgtgGCCTCCAGTGGGTGCTATTTGTCCCCGAACCATAAACAAACCACTTATTCAGACTcgggaataaaacgcgtccgctggtgccacattttccttGAAATGTGCACTTTTACACATcacaatttagttttttgcctCTAGCGGGCACTGTTCTGACTACCTGGGAGTGATGCACATATtcgggcggagcagacctttctgctgacacctcgtttggccCGATCCTGAGCACTTTTGAACGCACTATCGATGCTAGagctgctttcacactgctctctcccttAGACACAGGACAACAAGGCGGCGCCCTTCCTGCCCGTGGGCATGGTTCCAGTGCcactaactgacacgcccccagcatctcagagcagagaggattgcttgtttttattcttatttttatatacttgcaattttttttaatctttcaaatttggctcagtggtcaatgacaggTTTCTGTGATGTGACAAATTCGtaacataaatgtatttctgctttacacagactttaaattGCGTTTGTGAGACACGTTTGCTGCTATTTGGCTCAAAAGAGTCAGtttggctgttgtgacacagtctgtaaccagactaaatggtgattccTCTCACACTGGGGAACTCCCGGCGGCTGATGGCAGCTGCCGGCTTTGGAAGTTGATGTGACTTACACAAAGCGGACAGACTTCAGCCACGTTGTGGCTCCGAATTGACTGGAATCTTTAGTCAGATTGGTTAAAATTGGAGAAATTTGCggtgattggacagaattgcAGGGTTGCGCAGAATTTGCGGGGATTggctgaatttgcattaatTGTTGTGATCGCAACATCGCCAATTCCTGGAGGGTCTGAGAGATGTTGAACATCAACCCTCACATGGAACACTACTAACTAAAGCAACGTCCAAACAGGAGaagtcttttattttatgttttgagcGAATACGCAACATTTCTAAATATgaattgtattttcttttctcaGGCATGTTCAGCATCTCCCAGATGAAGAACAGGCCCATGATCCTGATTGGTGGGTGACAGCTGTACGTACGATCCTCTCACGCCATCTTTGTTTCAGACCTTACATTATTTATATCATATCCAGACTATGagatcattccatgtcatttcacataTAGCTCACACGCTTTGGtctaaaaacatgattatttattctgtgattattcaatattctcactgtaaatgtttagtttgatctgatcaatactaTATTTATAATGTAGTGAGGGGGGTGTGTCGTTATTATTtttccatgttcatcttccaatatgtctgtaactccatcacatataaaggtaaatatggtatagtaataagctccacccactctctcagaatatataaatagatctgctatacatcctatctgatggacatgtcagctcctctaaatagtcacaaagtcagtgtgtgtttgggtctggaacatgtttgggtcttcagtaaactacttagcatatgtctcagctccctgtaatgtgatcagcttagagctatgaacatagactgttcacatcactaatgattagtcacagatatacattggttctagactagagggcgaccgtggctcaggtggtagagggtcgtcttctgatcgagaggttgggggttcgatcccagtacctgactatgtgtcaaagtgtccttgggcaagacactgaaccctaagttgctcccagtggtcgactagtgccttgcatgtcagtcctgtcccactggtgtgtgaatgtgagagtgattgggtgaatgagctgatatgtaaagcgctttgagactgtttcagtggtgataaagctctatataaatcaagtccatttatcatTAACCATTTAGactcacacgctctggaaatatgaacatatactgttttttttaaaggggtagtatcatgtttttttcagccACATAGAACCATTCTATACTCAAATAACTGTGCTACCCATTTTATttgggaaaatgcagcaaatataaaaaaaaacttaaaacaaatTTCCCTCTGTAGCACACAGTTCATAACGCTTTGATTtggcctctgtctctttaagaaactccaagcttgtccgacacgcccatgaacacgcccccttcagtactcatactaacacaCATGGATGttgtttactgttgtttttctgtggctgtatttggatactttctacatttttacatcgctacaataaattagaataattatcaaagtgaggaatgctaacgAACGGACGGAAAtctctgtctcacacacacacgcacgcacgcgcttACCCGTGCTGCTGCTGGCTCAGAGGTTCTTTTTACGAGTAGGGAtcgttttggtttttttttagtgtctgTATTTATTAATCCACTTTCATCCTAAAAAGGGCTGTTTTCTTCACATCCATAATACATTTTTTCGCtgaaggcatttttaaaaactaaaggcaGGTAGCAACTACGATAAGCAGAGTAAACCAACGCAGTTATCTATCAGCTGTTTCTGATGGAGGtgcatttttaaatgcaaacattaatgagtacagacaacataagccatgggtttcttacaaaagtaattaaaataagtaaattaaaagctaaatctgtggaggcgggtgctgtgggctgaactatGGAAGAGAACATAAGAGAGGGAGGAGCCTCGTCCCCTCGAGCATAACAGCAGGAAAACGGCTGCTAGCAGgagatttaaagattactcaaaaatacgtgaatcaatctgagaaacactggaattatgtttttcaggagcgaatgacacactaacatgatataaagcttgaaaaaaCTATTCAACTATTTActttggcccataactgcatggaagaaaaatctgatctgttttcatttatagTATAAAAGTTACTCTTTATTGGAAtataaaacttttttctttatgtgactcctttatttttattttgtaccccaattttgggttatttcaccactggtgaatattgaaaatcctttacatgaggccattgtagcttagCTCTGTGTCTGCTAATTATTTActgtttattattagtattaatgTTAAAACTGAAGTGCGTGTGATgttctgaacattttttttaaatgacatggaatgaatGGCCCTTTGTTTACTATAGAAGGAGAATTGAGCTTCATGatttctgtgattgtttttACAGACACTTCCTCCCTAACGTCTCACCTAAGGCTACAGCACAGCTGGCAGACTGATGTGTTGTCTCCTCCCTCAGTCGCTCCTGGGATGGACCAAGCAGCCACagggagggggcggagccattggggagatttgtgtttttcagaaacACAAAGTAATGTGACGCAATCCAGAGACATGGTCCTAAGTAGCTTTTTAAAGACTTCAGGTTGTAAAACACGCtcaaaaaaaccaaactgtGACCACAGGAATCTGTGCTATGGACACTTAGTGAAGACTTCAGGATTCCCTTTGTTCTATAAACAACTAGTGGGCATTAACGCCCCCTCTACAGCACACACTGTTAGACACTGCCACAGTAAAAGCCCCACCCCCATTAGTCCCTCTGTCCAGCTGACCCACACAGACGACCAGGGCCGAGCCTCCATGGTGGACGTCGGGGGGAAGGCTCCTACACGTCGCTCAGCCTCGGCCTCCGCCCGTGTCCTCCTGGGTTCCACAGTGTTCCCTCTGCTGCGCGACAACCAGCTAGCTAAGGGCGATGCCCTAGTCGTGGCCCAGCTGGCTGGAATCATGGCCGCAAAGCAGACCTCCAACCTCATCCCCCTCTGTCACCCCCTCCCCCTGGACCACGTTTCTGTCACCTTTCAGCTCCAAGAGCAGCACCACGCAGCCGTAGTCACGGCAACGTGTCGCACAACCAACAGGACCGGCGTGGAGATGGAGGCGCTAACGGCGGCAACGGTTGCTGCTCTCGCTCTTTACGACATGTGTAAGGCAGCGagtcatgacatcatcatcactgaCGTCAAACTGCTAAGTAAGACGGGTGGGAAGAGAGAGTTCTATCGGGATCCAGAGGAGGAAGACCGCAAAGTTCAGAGTGAACGTTCAGAGTGAACGAGGGGTTGGACATGGATTAGGACATGGCAGGGGTAAAAATGTTTGACCATATCACACTTTCTCTCAGGGGCTTTGCTGCGTTTCTCACATCAGAATAAACATTTGCACAACATTAGGGCTGtgaaatatatcaagatttctatttttgtgatatagaaaatataaatatcgCTTATAAAGAATTATTTTTTCAGTGGTTGggacttgattaaaaaatgtatctaattaattagagactgtaattaattaatctaaattaatagcctaacaatatttgacatgagaagcaacatttgtccaatttaaatggatttttgttttatgaatgaatcaatgaaaacaataaatgagcttaaacaactccattttttttatatcatcattgtgtgtgtgtgtatatatatatatacacacacacacacatgctgtgaACATATTAAGTCACATAGTGAAGTTAACACAGGGGA carries:
- the mocs1 gene encoding molybdenum cofactor biosynthesis protein 1 isoform X2; the protein is MAVYRRVSEVLVRTGWLNVLRRSSSATRGLKVGESNPNITASLKITTKETLKDDSILPFSAFLTDNFGRRHNYLRISLTEKCNLRSELKKLEGLKTVAVTTNAINLARLLPKLKEAGLDLINISLDSLVPAKFEFIVRRKGFHKVMEGIDKAIELGYNPVKINCVVMRGFNEDELLDFVALTENKPVEVRFIEYMPFDGNKWNFKKMVSYQEMLDGIRQRWPNMEKLEGAHMDTAKTFRIPNFKGQVGFITSMSDHFCGSCNRLRITADGNLKVCLFGNSEVSLRDIMRSGASDEELLHIIGAAVGRKKKQHAGMFSISQMKNRPMILIDTSSLTSHLRLQHSWQTDVLSPPSVAPGMDQAATGRGRSHWGDLCFSETQSNVTQSRDMVLSSFLKTSGCKTRSKKPNCDHRNLCYGHLVKTSGFPLFYKQLVGINAPSTAHTVRHCHSKSPTPISPSVQLTHTDDQGRASMVDVGGKAPTRRSASASARVLLGSTVFPLLRDNQLAKGDALVVAQLAGIMAAKQTSNLIPLCHPLPLDHVSVTFQLQEQHHAAVVTATCRTTNRTGVEMEALTAATVAALALYDMCKAASHDIIITDVKLLSKTGGKREFYRDPEEEDRKVQSERSE
- the mocs1 gene encoding molybdenum cofactor biosynthesis protein 1 isoform X1, with amino-acid sequence MAVYRRVSEVLVRTGWLNVLRRSSSATRGLKVGESNPNITASLKITTKETLKDDSILPFSAFLTDNFGRRHNYLRISLTEKCNLRCQYCMPEEGVKLTPRGQLLSTTELLTLARLFVREGVDKIRLTGGEPLIRPDVVHIIAELKKLEGLKTVAVTTNAINLARLLPKLKEAGLDLINISLDSLVPAKFEFIVRRKGFHKVMEGIDKAIELGYNPVKINCVVMRGFNEDELLDFVALTENKPVEVRFIEYMPFDGNKWNFKKMVSYQEMLDGIRQRWPNMEKLEGAHMDTAKTFRIPNFKGQVGFITSMSDHFCGSCNRLRITADGNLKVCLFGNSEVSLRDIMRSGASDEELLHIIGAAVGRKKKQHAGMFSISQMKNRPMILIDTSSLTSHLRLQHSWQTDVLSPPSVAPGMDQAATGRGRSHWGDLCFSETQSNVTQSRDMVLSSFLKTSGCKTRSKKPNCDHRNLCYGHLVKTSGFPLFYKQLVGINAPSTAHTVRHCHSKSPTPISPSVQLTHTDDQGRASMVDVGGKAPTRRSASASARVLLGSTVFPLLRDNQLAKGDALVVAQLAGIMAAKQTSNLIPLCHPLPLDHVSVTFQLQEQHHAAVVTATCRTTNRTGVEMEALTAATVAALALYDMCKAASHDIIITDVKLLSKTGGKREFYRDPEEEDRKVQSERSE